CAGTGGCTTTCCTTAACTCATTGCAGACACCTTGTCATTGCTGCTGACCAAACATTGTATGCTCTGGGGAAACAAATACAATGGACATGGCCTGATCATGGAGAGGCACTATTGGTGATCATGTTTGGTGGACCTCATACATAAATGTCTGCACTAAAATCAAAAGGAACTGGCTGGACAAGTGCTAATATGGAATCATAGCTGGCCTCATTTTGTATAGTAGGGTCTTACCTGTCTGCATCCAGTGCCACTAGGACAAGACAAGCACACCAGATCACTGCATGCACCTTGTACAACTTTATGAAAAGGCGTACTATGATTACTGCTCTTAAGTGTCTAGCATATCAGGTAGAACCTTTGAGGATTGGTTTGTACAACAGAGGATAGAGAGCATCTAGTTCCAATTCTGAAATCTGATACTGTACATGGGGCACACCATATTTACCCTGATCCGCTCCTTCAGAGGTGTCTTCATCTTGTACTGTGAAGCACTTTCATAACTAGTGACTTACTTCTTTGCATTTAGCAATGTCAATTATAAATGATGGATCCCAGTCCACCTCAGATATAATGTCACTTAATCAACAACAACCAGATGTGGCCAGAGAGTTTCACAAGGGGAACTTCGTCGTCAAGAAGTCCAGAAGAGAATTATCTGCCCTAATGATTGTTCAAGCACACGAACAAAGTAACAAAGTGATCAAAGGTGTTAGTGCTTGTAGGTGGATGGTCACTGGGTATGAAGTTAGTGATCTAGTAGCTAAGTATGAGGCCATGTCTGGTATAAAAAAATTCCACCTACAGCAGCAGACACCATGAGTAGACACTAATTAACCAGAAATCTTTCTGTGAAAAGATGAACTCACTCTCTACATTGATGCAGGAGATGGACAACCTATTCCCATTCTTCCTATTTCAAGAAGAATCAGCCAACCTGTTGGCGTGGGACAGGAAGAGCATTGCAGACCCAGCTCTAGTTGAAATGGTAGCTGCACATCACCTGTGGGGCAAAGAGCATTTCAAGTCATTAATGGAAGGGCTAGAAGATGAAGGTGATATTCCTTCTTATCAttcactcaagaaaaaaaaaaacatttctttcttCACACAAGAACAGGCTTGGATAATTTCTAGGGAGAACCCCCTTAAAGATAACTTTCTGCTATTCTCACAAATGTTCATCTCCTGTCAGAACAGCCAGTGTGACTTCCAAGAATTCTTCTAGAACAAGTATCAGTCACAAGCTGCAACTGCCAGTGGTAGTGGCAAGCTTTGTTCATGTCAGAAATTATAGATGATTGAAATTATTGAAGTGCAATCCATGATGAAGCTATTATTTCGATACTTCAGTTTTTCCCGAGTGATTCAACTTCCTTCACAGTGGGTTGTAAATTTcagtttttgtctctctctctctctctctctctctctctctctctctctctctctctctctctctctctctgaaggcagATGTAATCATCTTTTATGGATCATCACTTATAAATGCCTTACCTCCAAGTACTTCAATGACATTTTATGACTTTGCTAAAGAAGATATCATACTGAAAGTGGAATACCATGACACCAGTTATGAGCAGGTGGAAGTAGTCTTTGATGTAtacaaaaaattaagtctgaaatcTGACACAACGTCGAGAAGGGTACAAGGAAGCAGAGGAGTGACAGGAACAAGTAAGACACCGATTAATTGGTAAAGCTTTCTTCGTGATGCAAGCAAAAAAACTGAGCTGCTTAACTTCCTAGCAGAGAATAGACGTGAAGCAGAGACGACAGTACAGTCGTGACAAAATGAGGAGAGGCCATTAGCAACACAATAAAGTCTCTGGATACAGTGTTCCCATGTTGACACGAGGAAGCTGGCGCTCGAATATTTGTACCTACCAGACACAAAAACTAACGcgataattgctattattattaaggTCAATATCTGTGCTGCCATCCGTAAAGGAAATAGGTCTTGAGAAAATGTAGATTGCCATTTGGTCAAAGAGCCAAGATTCTATGGTTTCCAGTTTATGAGGTAGTTCCTGCAGTAGGGCTTCAGGAAGATAAAAGGAGCCCGTACTTTTATGCGTTCACTGGATGTGACGTCGTGTCTGCCTTCTGTGGGAAAGAGAAGAAAATTGCATGGTATACTTGGAACATATTTTCTTCCGCCAAGAAGGTATTGTGAtctagttggtttatttatttgtgtctgtGAACATTtgcctgtgaacaggattacgtcaaaactacttgacagattttgatgaaattgtcACTGTAGATAcaccttaggacatggacgaccccattgccttttggagctgatccggatctggatccggattcgcATTCATCCATGTGTctgcggacaggattacgtcaaaactactcgacggattttgacgaaatttccaccacagatagatcttggttCATGGACTAATTCCATTAAATTTTctagatgatccagatctggatccggattctagatctcgatttgcatttttcataattttaaagataacttcaactgctcgacagattttgatgaaactttcactacagatagattttaggtcatagACAACCACATTAAACTATGGAGATGATGCGCATCCAGATCCAGAACCGGAttctattttatgtatttatttatttgtctgggtGACTGTGGaccggattacgtcaaaactactcgaccgattttgacaaaatttctaccacagatagatcttggttcatggacgattccattaaattttagagatgatccggacctggatccggattctagatcacaATTTGCACTTttcatcattttaaagataactttaaCTACTCGaaagattttaacgaaattttcaccacagatagatcttaggtcatggacgaccccattaaattttggagatgatctggatccggatccagattctagtttatttatttatttgcatatgcatatgtggacaggattacatcaaaactattggatgaattttgacgaaattttcaccacagatagatccttggttatggacgaccccattgaattatGGTGATGATCTGGATCctgattctagatctggatttgcatttttagccattttaaagataacgtcaaaactagtCGACAGATTTAGCTGCTATTTTCTCCACacgtagatcttaggtcatggacgaccccattaaattttggagatgatgcagatttgtatttttcgccattttaaagataacgtcaaaacaaattgacggattttgacgaaatttccactacaGATAGCTTTTTGGGCTATGGACGACTACAATAACCTTTGACGAAGggcagaaatctcttgattgctcTTGTTGAAATTTTTCTGAAACTTTTGCTAATCTCATCCAGCATCCAACATTGATACGTAACCTTGATGTGTAGAGGCTGAAAAGATTTGTTGTCCTCATTTACTTCAGATCAAGTGCAGCTGCTAGTGTAAGTGAAGCAAGACTATATCTCTTTGCCCGCAAACAGAGGCCATACACCTCAATTCTACCAACACAGGCAACCCTCAGAGAATGTGCACAGCGAGTGGCCTATCAAGGTGGGATCATCTTGGGCCAGGCCTCCATCTCCAATCCAGACACATGCAGTCCTGCTGATTGGGGGTTGATACTGAAAGGAGAGACATGGTAGATACGTTAAGCAACACTAACCTCTATTGCAGCGAGTTGTAGGGAACTGACAGCGTGTTCCTATTACTAGAATGGCTTCAAAGGAAGATGTAAATGCTTACAGTCAGTGCTCCTTTGCCCATCACTCTGCCACTGTGTATGCGAGTAGTAGCAGCTGGAAGACCAGTGGCATGGTTTGAACATTGTTCTATAAAGCCAACGAAATGAAAAACGGACAATCTGGtgaccatattaaaaaaaaagaaattaaaatcttgaaaaaatatttgtcattttactTTATAAAGAATAAGATCTTGAAAAATATGTGTCATTCtgctatataaacattaaaatctacgtCAGTAAGCTTGAAAAGTTGGGAATCTGTATCGatatcatgcaaatcagataactaaaaatatttttaagcAAGACATCAACTTCGAGTGATTAATTTAGTGGTAATCTTGGATCTACACTTGGTCAATTGTTTAGATTTGCTTAGTATCACTTGCAGACAAACTGTCAAATTTGATGCTTGCATCATCATTTTCACGATTCCTCTAAAACTTTACTTTTATCTCCTGTACTAACTCAGATTTCATGAAACATGCTATTGTATTGcgtttttgtttataatttttgctCTAATAAGAAATATACTATCTGACTAAAGCTCAGTAGTAAATCTTTACTTATAATTTGCATCATTCTAAAGCAGTGATTTTAGTAACAGAAACACTTGCCTACTCAAAGCAATGTTTAATTAAGGGAAACTAGATTATATTAGGCTAGAACATTTTTGCTAAATACCTTCACTTTCCGATAAAACAtgcacctactttttttttttcaaatacacgtaaaaaagtaaaaaaaaaaaaaaatgaaattctaacCACAGGATTTATTCTTAATATAAAACGAAAATAGCTTATCCCATGACGGTAACCTGGTTGGATATGCGTGTCCTCTCACTTTGATTAATATCTGTCAAACGTGAAATTCATACGAAATCAATAAACTACTTGAATTGGCAATGTAAGACTGCAGGTAGCAGCTGATTTTGAAGAATCGTATTGATCAAAGTGTTAAAAAGTAGAACGACTACGGTTGAAGAAGCATAACGTTAAGTAATGCGAGTGTTGCTGTTAAAGTAACCAGTGATAGATGCAAGGAGATCTATGTCAGACGGGATAACTTACTTCCATATTATTAGCAGTGATGCTTGATGGAGTTAACTCGTTTTTCTTGGATCGGATGCATCTTAGACTTTATCAAGAtataaatttcgaaaaaaatagaaattttgaatctctctctctctctctctctctctctctctctctctctctctctctctctctctctgtctctctctctctctctctctctctctctctctctctctctctctctctctctcactctctctctctctctctctgtgaaatattTTTAAATCTGTATCTTGAATCAAATAGAAATATAGTCAatgttaatcataattaattttccGGGAAAACGTGCATCGAGcaatataagtaaataaagtaaataaaataattcaattataACAAAACCATACTAGCAATTTATATAGAATACCACACGCACTGAGGCATATTTTCCAACATCCTGCCTTTTGTTTGTTCTGGTGCTAGATTCTAGAAAAATATACAACATAGTCCTGCAGTTCAACCAGTAACTGTTCCTCATAGCTTTTTCATGCTCTAAAATGTTTGTAAAAGATTTACAAAACGCAGACTTGAGTTCTTTTCAGATAGTACTTGTCTGCTCGGATGCTTGGTTATCATATGCTTACTAATCTCTACTGTACTTTCTGAATGCCATTATTTAACAGCCGTCTGTCAGCGAGATGCTTTTCTGTTAAAAAGTAGGCATATCAATTTTTCTGATATGTGAGGTTTCATCATCCTTACTATAATCATATTCGTATTTGAATtgtgtattttttattataatgtagGTTCAATAATTTTAGGATAAATGAAGGATACATAAcacatttttaaattttattaaataaacatatattgaaAACTAAAAACAATGAAATCTGTATAGTTTGCGGCGGATACACGAACATTTTAATTGTACTATAAATAGGTAATAGGTATATGCGTGAATTATGTAAAACTTCAAATATATCCATGTATTCCTATTtgtatgttttgatatatatatatatatatatatatatatatatgcaccgaaGGTTCTACAATGATTGAATAAGAATGgctatacacattcatatacatatacatgtatgtatatgtataattgtaagATGCCTTAATAATGACATTAGCTGAAGATAGTTCTAAATTTGaaacaaattttaaaatttatagtgTAGGAAAATTGCCCAATAAATATACTTTTTGCGAATATCACCATGAAAAGGAAAGAATATTCCGATACACGGAGATTACTTTCTTAGAGGGATTTAACTTGTGAAAGATTTTCACGTCTTGACACAGTAACTGAATACAATACTTAGATGCTAACCTAAATAATCCCTTAGTTATCTTTTACCACTGAAGTCATGATAATAGACCATGGCAGTTTTAGCTAACAGATTCTGATAAATCAGTTGTGAGAAGCTTTTCTCTTACGCATTGTTTTGAAAGTGAAGTCCATGTTTAATCCTTATTGCATACTTACTGCCTAATGATTCTTTAAAAGATAATTTAGTGAGCACTTGGAAATTACATACATTTTTACGAAAATTAAGTTTAGAGTATTATTGTCAGTAATGTTCGGAGTTTATCGATTTAAaagtcactcattaatggcagaggcaagggacagtgacaatgccctaactaggaggacaatgccctagagacagaccatactgTATATCTcgatgatcagcgccctagccttcTCTCCACCCCCAGGATagtctaggcaatggctgctgatgactcagtcggtacaactataggctcccccataccttCTATCCTTAGATCACATTAATGGTGCGGTTCCAGacccaagaaactatcgagtttgaacctaaatcgaaccccagtccaggagaaCGCAAGGCAGGAAAGTTTCCATTAGACATCAAGAGATTTTTAGTGACATGGaaggaattttgagagagagagagagagagagagagagagagagagagagagagagagagagagaaagagatgtatTGTCAAACCGAGAACGATCACAGAATAACAAAAGTAGTTGTTGGGGTACTGtttaatcatatattcatattGTTCATGAAATAGAGAAACATTCTTTTCATAGAATCCAGTTTTacctgcttatttttttttttcttgatgatcGTGCGATATAATTATGGACAAACTTTATCAAGGCTGATTTTCTTGTTTCCAGTTGTGTAAGGCATAGTGAATTGAATGTTCTTGTAAGTCACTATACTGAGCTGAAGCATTGGGAATTATAAATATTGGCTAGAGAAAACACGAAAAGAAACCATATGACGAATAAAAGTCCTTTCCCTAACTCACATTGGAGGAGTAACTAATTCAGCAGTTGTGGTGTCATCCGAGGGATGATGGTGGTGATGGTCATGTCCTCCAACCGATTCAAGGGCTGCCATGACGCTGAAACCTAAAGCTAGGGCGAAAAGCTTCAAATGTCCATTGCCTTCCTTTCCCCTCTCTCTTTCAAGCACTTCGCAGAAAGTTACGTACAAGATCGTCCCTGCTGATATTGCTTGCAAGATTGCAGGAACAAGGACTCCTGCAGAGGTCTCTAATTCAGCCGTATATGATGATATAAGAGCTCCAATTAGACCTCCCACTGGAGAGGCCAAGGAAAATATCGTCATTGACAAAAGAAAGGGTTTCATCGTCACACCCACCTCTAGCATCTCCATGGACATACTGAATGATAAGAATATCTTGTGTGCGGAGAGAGCACCGAACAGAACCCAAACGTCTTGGCTGTCCGATTCTAGACCAACGGACATACCTTCCATGAGTCCGTGAAAACTCAATGCAATGATAACGATCGCAGTCCCAATCAGAGATACGTTTCCATCGATGACTGGGTTGTTTGGATGTGTCTCTGAATTTTGGGAGAATGACGCATTCCTTGTAGTAATTATACCATCTGTATCAGGTTCAAAACCTCCATTGACACAACCACTTGCATCTGCGAAGACGGCAAGACTTGATACGGATCTCCGACCAACAAATGACACTCTAATATCGGAATACCTTCTTTCAACCCTCATTTTCTGTGCCGTTATCTTGGCTTCTTCCACAGTCGTGCATTTATGGGTGGTTAGCCTCATGTCACGAGCTTTTCTTTTCCGTTCGTGGTATCTATCGATGCATGAATGTACGGTTTCCTCAATGAAATACACTATGAAGAAACCTAGGCAAATTACAACTTCAGCAAGTGGGTAGTGTGAGTGCCCCAGATATCCCATTTCCATGGCGTAATCGAAGCTTTCCTGCGTTTCGGGTAGCATATGAAGGAAAACAATGGACATGAGAACGCCTGCGCCAAAGCAAAGACATCCGCTCAAACCGATCTGCAAAAGTGAAGAAAAGTTTGCGAGCATGTTTTATTGTACCACTGAAAAGGCTTTTATTACCTAATCAATTTGGAATATTATCTTTTTAAAACCAATATATTTGTCAAAGCATCCATAAAACACTAGATATCAACTGTGATCACAGGTTTAGATTAAAATAAAGTACTCGATATATTTTTCAAAACATATTCTTTTGATATTATTGGTTTATTTACCTGTAGGATTCGTATTTTAGCTGATATTCCTTCCCGcctattttgaaattaaatgttGCCAAATTTtaccatatatcattattatcaaaagtatgaaATAGTTAGAGAGCTAGCTTGAGTTTAATTACAGTATTGTGTACAAAAAGTCATATGATGGGTTTCCATAGATATTAGAAAAGTAACAGAGAAAACCCA
The nucleotide sequence above comes from Palaemon carinicauda isolate YSFRI2023 chromosome 2, ASM3689809v2, whole genome shotgun sequence. Encoded proteins:
- the LOC137622160 gene encoding zinc transporter ZIP1-like — its product is MLSLEGHKAVALSVMFVITFSMSMLPLAVRKAFKKYLSHNYTQIGLSGCLCFGAGVLMSIVFLHMLPETQESFDYAMEMGYLGHSHYPLAEVVICLGFFIVYFIEETVHSCIDRYHERKRKARDMRLTTHKCTTVEEAKITAQKMRVERRYSDIRVSFVGRRSVSSLAVFADASGCVNGGFEPDTDGIITTRNASFSQNSETHPNNPVIDGNVSLIGTAIVIIALSFHGLMEGMSVGLESDSQDVWVLFGALSAHKIFLSFSMSMEMLEVGVTMKPFLLSMTIFSLASPVGGLIGALISSYTAELETSAGVLVPAILQAISAGTILYVTFCEVLERERGKEGNGHLKLFALALGFSVMAALESVGGHDHHHHHPSDDTTTAELVTPPM